In Rhizobium lusitanum, a genomic segment contains:
- a CDS encoding ABC transporter permease: MSPHYLIKRLLMIVYTLFVVSLVVFAITQVLPADAAVMMLGENATAEALDALRQQMGLNDPVWLQYLHWLGGVLHGDFGHSLRTGQPIGPVMFEALGRSLLLACLSIGLMLVLAIPLGVIAAMRRGRLTDMLVSLVSYAGVSLPEFVTATVAVLVVSDWLKLLPATGYVPLTENFLDGLAHLALPVCVISIILIAHVSRMVRSELVDVLHTDYIRAARLKGLSGSRVLFGHALRNALLPTITVVALDVGYLLGGIIVVEEIFAIPGIGRQLIVAIQTRDLPSIQAGVLLMAATYSIVNFAADLLYAWLDKRIQYG; the protein is encoded by the coding sequence TTGTCACCGCACTATCTGATCAAGCGACTATTGATGATCGTTTACACGCTCTTCGTCGTGTCGCTCGTCGTCTTCGCCATTACCCAGGTCCTGCCGGCCGATGCCGCCGTGATGATGCTGGGAGAAAACGCCACCGCCGAGGCGCTGGACGCCCTGCGTCAGCAAATGGGGCTGAATGACCCCGTATGGCTGCAATATCTGCACTGGCTGGGTGGCGTCCTGCATGGCGATTTTGGCCATTCGCTGCGCACCGGCCAGCCCATCGGTCCCGTCATGTTCGAAGCCCTGGGACGGTCCCTGCTTCTCGCCTGCCTGTCGATCGGCCTGATGCTGGTGCTGGCCATTCCGCTCGGTGTTATCGCCGCGATGCGGCGCGGCCGTCTGACCGACATGCTGGTGAGCCTTGTGTCCTATGCGGGCGTTTCCCTGCCAGAATTCGTGACGGCAACGGTCGCGGTGCTGGTCGTCTCCGACTGGCTGAAATTACTGCCCGCGACCGGCTACGTGCCGCTCACCGAGAATTTCCTCGACGGCCTCGCGCATCTGGCGCTGCCAGTCTGCGTCATCTCCATCATCCTCATCGCCCACGTCTCGCGCATGGTCCGTTCGGAACTCGTCGATGTCCTGCATACCGACTATATCCGTGCTGCGCGACTGAAGGGTCTTTCCGGTTCACGCGTTCTGTTCGGTCATGCCCTGCGCAACGCGCTGCTACCAACCATCACCGTGGTTGCGCTCGATGTCGGCTATCTGCTCGGCGGCATCATTGTCGTCGAAGAAATCTTCGCCATTCCCGGCATCGGGCGGCAGCTGATCGTCGCCATCCAGACGCGCGACCTGCCCTCCATCCAGGCCGGCGTCCTTCTCATGGCGGCCACCTATTCCATCGTCAATTTCGCAGCCGACCTTCTCTATGCCTGGCTCGACAAGAGGATCCAATATGGTTGA
- a CDS encoding ABC transporter permease gives MVDLLKRLLRTPQGATGLILIILVFIVVAFGPWLAPRDPEAMSILARYKGPSMTFLLGTDQYGRDILSRLLIGARATVITAVVATLAGTFAGALIGTVSAYLGGRADEMIMRTIDAVMSIPNLLFALLIVNLLGSGSVNALVAVAVAFAPGMARITRSVALSIRKQDYVSAAIARGESSSYIILREMLPNVIAPIIVETTIRISFAVMLFATLSFLGLGAQPPATEWGLMISEARQYMHISAGILIWPSLAIAIVAVGFNLLGDGLRDALNPRTGG, from the coding sequence ATGGTTGATCTTCTCAAGCGGCTGTTGCGCACGCCGCAGGGCGCCACTGGCCTGATCCTCATCATTCTGGTATTCATCGTCGTCGCATTTGGCCCGTGGCTCGCCCCTCGCGATCCGGAAGCCATGTCGATCCTTGCCCGTTACAAGGGACCGAGCATGACATTCCTGCTCGGAACGGATCAATATGGCCGCGATATTCTGAGCCGCCTTCTGATCGGCGCCCGCGCAACGGTAATCACGGCGGTCGTCGCCACGCTCGCCGGAACCTTTGCCGGCGCCCTCATCGGTACGGTGTCGGCCTATCTGGGCGGGCGTGCCGACGAGATGATCATGCGCACGATCGATGCCGTGATGTCGATCCCGAACCTTCTGTTCGCGCTTCTGATCGTCAATCTGCTCGGCTCCGGCAGCGTCAATGCGCTGGTGGCCGTCGCCGTCGCCTTTGCGCCCGGCATGGCGCGCATTACCCGCAGCGTCGCCCTTTCCATCCGCAAGCAGGACTATGTCAGTGCCGCCATCGCTCGCGGCGAAAGCTCGTCCTATATCATCCTGCGCGAAATGCTGCCCAACGTCATCGCCCCGATCATCGTCGAGACGACCATCCGCATTTCCTTCGCCGTCATGCTGTTCGCGACACTGAGCTTCCTCGGTCTCGGCGCGCAGCCGCCGGCAACCGAATGGGGACTGATGATCTCCGAAGCGCGCCAATACATGCATATCAGCGCCGGCATCTTGATCTGGCCGAGCCTGGCAATCGCAATCGTTGCCGTCGGCTTCAACCTGCTCGGCGATGGCCTGCGCGATGCCCTCAACCCGCGCACGGGAGGCTGA
- a CDS encoding dipeptide ABC transporter ATP-binding protein, with translation MSEPAQNSVLQIRNYSLDYLTVNGVFHALKNIDLEIGAGEILGLVGESGSGKTSLAWSIMRYLPDNAREVGGAIRLQGEDLAAKSPAEIGRMRGKHISMVFQDPGTSLNPTLSLGTQLTEALRRHRGLTKRQAWSEGEAMLARVGLKSPAQMMQRMPHEASGGEKQRVVIATAFACNPQCIIFDEPTTALDVITSRQILDLFLDLQAETGVASLYISHDLALLSRTAKRVAVMRRGEIVEQGAIDDIFRAPRQNYTRELLAAVPRPANRLVETRPSYQTKPLMEVENVSVHYGRKPFLSALTGRAFKRFTGNRAISLTVQPGEILGIVGESGSGKSTLAKAMTGLNPFEGRMTFAGRTITGLADMDRSYRRDVQLIFQHPDASLNPRQKIHEILSRPLKLYGADQGGSQSQQIGDLLEQVRLPRTHADRYPHQLSGGEKQRVAIARAFASKPKLVICDEITSALDVSVQASIVQLLLELHRKHGTAFLFITHDLNLVRQIAHRIAVMYRGDLVEVVPSDEIASPDRAAYTRQLIAAVPALAGTSL, from the coding sequence ATGAGTGAACCTGCACAGAACAGTGTTCTCCAGATCCGCAACTATTCGCTCGATTATCTGACAGTGAACGGTGTCTTCCACGCATTGAAGAACATCGATCTGGAGATCGGTGCCGGAGAAATACTCGGCCTTGTCGGCGAATCCGGTTCCGGAAAAACGTCGCTCGCCTGGTCGATCATGCGCTATCTGCCGGACAACGCCCGCGAAGTTGGCGGCGCCATCCGGCTGCAGGGCGAAGACCTCGCGGCGAAATCGCCGGCCGAAATCGGCCGCATGCGCGGCAAGCATATCAGCATGGTATTCCAGGACCCCGGCACCTCGCTCAACCCTACCCTTTCGCTCGGCACGCAGCTGACGGAGGCGCTAAGGCGCCATCGCGGACTTACGAAGAGACAGGCATGGAGCGAAGGCGAGGCTATGCTCGCCCGCGTCGGCCTGAAGAGCCCGGCGCAGATGATGCAACGCATGCCGCATGAGGCATCGGGCGGCGAGAAGCAGCGCGTCGTCATCGCGACGGCCTTTGCCTGCAATCCGCAATGCATCATCTTCGATGAGCCGACGACGGCGCTGGATGTTATCACCTCACGGCAGATCCTCGATCTGTTTCTCGATCTTCAGGCAGAGACCGGCGTCGCCTCGCTCTATATCTCACACGATCTGGCGCTGCTGTCCCGGACGGCCAAGCGCGTTGCGGTCATGCGGCGCGGCGAGATCGTCGAGCAGGGCGCCATTGACGATATCTTCAGGGCACCGCGCCAGAATTACACCAGAGAGCTGCTTGCCGCCGTGCCCCGGCCCGCCAACCGGCTGGTCGAGACGCGCCCCTCTTATCAGACCAAGCCGCTGATGGAGGTCGAGAATGTCAGCGTGCATTATGGCCGCAAGCCGTTTCTTTCGGCCTTGACGGGCCGCGCCTTCAAGCGCTTCACCGGCAATCGCGCCATCAGTCTCACTGTGCAGCCGGGCGAAATCCTCGGCATCGTCGGGGAATCCGGTTCGGGCAAGTCGACGCTAGCCAAGGCGATGACCGGGCTCAACCCTTTTGAGGGAAGGATGACCTTCGCCGGGCGGACGATCACCGGGCTTGCCGATATGGACCGGAGCTATCGGAGGGATGTCCAGCTGATCTTCCAGCACCCCGACGCATCGCTCAATCCCCGGCAGAAGATCCATGAAATCCTGTCACGGCCACTGAAACTCTATGGGGCGGATCAAGGCGGTTCACAATCGCAGCAGATCGGTGACCTGCTGGAACAGGTTCGCCTGCCGCGCACCCATGCCGACCGCTATCCGCATCAGCTCTCAGGTGGAGAGAAACAGCGCGTCGCCATCGCCCGCGCCTTCGCCTCGAAACCGAAGCTCGTCATCTGCGACGAGATCACCTCGGCGCTGGATGTTTCCGTGCAGGCCTCGATCGTGCAGTTGCTGCTGGAATTGCACCGTAAGCACGGCACAGCCTTTCTCTTCATCACCCACGACCTCAATCTCGTTCGCCAGATCGCCCATCGCATCGCCGTGATGTATCGCGGCGACCTTGTCGAGGTCGTACCATCAGACGAAATCGCCAGCCCTGACCGCGCCGCCTATACCCGCCAGCTCATTGCGGCGGTTCCGGCACTCGCGGGCACATCCCTGTAG
- a CDS encoding M20 family metallopeptidase, whose amino-acid sequence MDPKSLVGKIDEKSCLDFLSNMVRQKSHSQTDGERELARIMAREMAAIGLQSELQPFEDGQRFNAIGRLKGSGGGKSLLFNGHLDTNPVTEGWTVDPWGGLVDDKFIYGIGVSNMKAGDAAYFCAVKTLLDAGVKLKGDIILTYVVGELQGGVGTLAAIRSGIKADYFINSEPSDLAAVTMHAAALSFVIELTGDTRHLSKREQSVDAIAAACDIIPRINAMTFSGAKSDVHRSINRGHVGVVHGALGRDLEEWRPPQVSDFVRIRGSARYAPGQTQEGVLADLAGELVELEKRFPGLKAKLVPEMIEGRPLMPPFEVSPTSRIVTSINAAYEAVRGEKQPTGAITPTRFYGTDAGHLYHELGMEGIVCGPGGRYNTMPDERVDIVDYLDMIRVYMLTILDICEIA is encoded by the coding sequence ATGGACCCGAAATCGCTCGTCGGCAAAATCGACGAGAAGAGCTGCCTCGACTTCCTGTCGAACATGGTGCGCCAGAAGAGCCATTCCCAGACCGACGGCGAGCGCGAACTTGCCCGCATCATGGCCCGCGAGATGGCGGCGATCGGCCTCCAGTCCGAACTGCAGCCTTTCGAGGACGGTCAGCGCTTCAATGCTATCGGGCGCCTGAAGGGATCGGGCGGCGGCAAGAGCCTGCTGTTCAACGGCCATCTCGACACCAATCCGGTCACCGAAGGCTGGACGGTCGATCCCTGGGGCGGACTGGTTGATGACAAGTTCATCTACGGCATCGGCGTCTCCAACATGAAGGCGGGCGATGCGGCCTATTTCTGCGCCGTCAAGACGTTGCTGGACGCCGGCGTGAAACTCAAGGGCGATATCATCCTGACCTATGTGGTCGGTGAATTGCAGGGTGGCGTCGGCACGCTCGCGGCCATCCGCAGCGGCATCAAGGCCGACTATTTCATCAATAGCGAGCCGAGCGACCTTGCAGCCGTGACCATGCACGCGGCAGCACTGAGCTTCGTCATCGAGCTTACCGGCGACACCCGCCATCTCTCCAAGCGCGAGCAATCCGTCGATGCCATCGCCGCCGCCTGCGACATCATCCCGCGCATCAATGCCATGACCTTCAGCGGCGCGAAAAGCGACGTGCATCGCTCGATCAATCGCGGCCATGTCGGCGTCGTCCATGGTGCTCTCGGGCGCGATCTCGAGGAATGGCGTCCGCCGCAGGTCTCCGACTTCGTGCGCATCCGGGGCTCGGCCCGTTACGCGCCCGGCCAGACGCAGGAAGGCGTCCTCGCCGATCTCGCCGGCGAACTCGTCGAGCTCGAAAAGCGTTTTCCGGGGCTGAAGGCCAAGCTGGTTCCCGAGATGATCGAGGGCCGTCCGCTGATGCCGCCTTTCGAGGTATCGCCAACCTCGCGCATCGTCACATCGATCAATGCAGCCTACGAGGCAGTGCGCGGCGAGAAGCAGCCGACCGGTGCGATCACGCCGACCCGCTTTTACGGGACCGATGCCGGGCATCTCTATCACGAACTCGGCATGGAAGGCATCGTCTGTGGCCCGGGCGGGCGCTACAACACCATGCCGGACGAGCGCGTCGACATCGTCGACTATCTCGACATGATCCGCGTCTACATGCTCACCATTCTCGACATCTGCGAGATCGCCTGA
- a CDS encoding M24 family metallopeptidase, whose translation MFPRDEYDWRIAKAHAAMDAAAVDLLLIDSGELLAWLTGYTVSETMYRAALLPRHGQPWFVLRELDEAPCREKTWITDVIGFADIDDPHQVVADSICSHGFTDARIGADINAYSFSAHTAARLKACLPRAEFIALPGISDSLRWIKSPREIAVLADASAIADKAMRAIAETIRPGMSSRDAAAIAAATFLREGADTGETGPIVKASGSHEFLHGALKNELLSEGDILHVELIPRIGGYGARLMRPIIIGEPASRLRDAASRIVTLQDEQIAAMKPGVMARDVDAIVRNSLVAEGWRPIYNNVTAYTLGLYTRTPRTSDFSRVFLPTENWPLEDGMVFHVYASACGLGFSETVVVTSDGSKRLTSTARQLLISG comes from the coding sequence ATGTTTCCTCGTGACGAATATGACTGGCGGATTGCAAAGGCACATGCCGCCATGGACGCCGCCGCCGTCGATCTCCTTCTGATCGACAGCGGCGAGCTGCTGGCGTGGCTGACGGGCTATACCGTCTCCGAAACCATGTACCGTGCCGCCCTGCTTCCACGCCACGGACAGCCGTGGTTCGTCCTACGCGAACTCGACGAAGCGCCTTGCCGGGAAAAGACCTGGATCACCGATGTCATCGGCTTTGCCGATATCGATGATCCCCATCAGGTCGTGGCGGACAGCATCTGCTCCCACGGCTTCACTGACGCCCGCATCGGCGCTGATATCAATGCCTATAGCTTCAGTGCCCATACAGCCGCGCGGCTCAAGGCATGCCTGCCGCGGGCGGAATTCATCGCCCTTCCCGGCATCAGCGACAGCCTGCGCTGGATCAAATCACCGCGTGAAATCGCGGTTCTGGCGGATGCGTCTGCTATCGCCGACAAGGCCATGCGGGCCATCGCCGAGACAATCCGCCCGGGCATGTCGAGCCGCGATGCGGCAGCCATCGCAGCCGCGACCTTCCTGCGGGAGGGCGCCGATACGGGCGAGACCGGACCGATCGTCAAGGCGAGCGGCAGTCACGAGTTTCTCCATGGCGCGCTCAAGAATGAACTGCTGAGCGAAGGAGACATACTGCACGTCGAGCTGATCCCGCGCATCGGCGGCTACGGCGCACGTCTGATGCGGCCGATCATTATCGGCGAGCCCGCGTCGCGGCTTCGCGATGCGGCGTCCCGCATCGTCACGCTGCAGGATGAGCAGATTGCGGCCATGAAGCCCGGGGTGATGGCACGGGATGTGGACGCCATCGTCCGCAATAGCCTCGTCGCGGAGGGCTGGCGGCCCATCTATAACAACGTCACGGCCTATACGCTTGGCCTCTATACGCGTACGCCACGTACGAGCGACTTTTCCCGCGTGTTCCTGCCGACAGAGAACTGGCCGCTGGAGGACGGAATGGTCTTCCATGTCTATGCCAGCGCCTGCGGCCTTGGTTTCAGCGAAACAGTCGTGGTGACCTCTGACGGCAGCAAAAGGCTGACATCGACTGCCCGGCAGCTCTTAATCTCCGGCTAA
- a CDS encoding ABC transporter ATP-binding protein, which yields MENIILTKTAGIAENTPLVSAKQVCQIYDKGASGSLVVLDNVDLELRSAEIVGLLGRSGSGKSTLLRAIAGLIQPSKGEVTFEGKPVTGPNSGVSVVFQSFALFPWLSVLQNVELGLEAQGIAPGERRKRALAAIDLIGLDGFESAYPKELSGGMRQRVGLARALVVRPKVLLMDEPFSALDVLTAETLRTDLLDLWCEGRMPIESILMVTHNIEEAVLMCDRILIFGSNPGRVIAEIRVDLPQPRNRLDPTFRMLVEDIYARMTAKTGTTARDGLFPGTGIAMALPRVSTNLLSGLIETVAAEPYRGQADLPPLATHLHLDIDDLFPVAETLQLLRFADLEGGDIRLTAPGLRFFDSDVDERKRLFEQHLATYVPLAAHIRRVLDERPTHRAPARRFRDELEDYMSEDYADTTLKAVTNWARYAEYFAYDENADLFTLENPS from the coding sequence ATGGAAAACATCATACTCACGAAGACGGCAGGAATTGCCGAAAACACCCCGCTGGTATCCGCCAAGCAGGTCTGCCAGATCTACGACAAGGGCGCATCCGGCTCGCTGGTCGTGCTGGACAATGTCGATCTGGAGCTTCGTTCCGCCGAAATCGTCGGACTGCTTGGGCGCTCCGGTTCCGGCAAGTCGACACTGCTGCGGGCGATCGCTGGCCTAATCCAGCCGAGCAAGGGTGAAGTCACTTTCGAAGGCAAGCCAGTGACCGGTCCGAACTCGGGCGTATCGGTCGTCTTTCAGAGTTTTGCACTCTTCCCCTGGCTATCCGTCCTGCAGAATGTCGAATTGGGCCTCGAGGCCCAGGGCATAGCACCGGGCGAGCGGCGCAAGCGTGCACTTGCCGCCATCGACCTTATCGGTCTCGACGGCTTCGAAAGCGCCTATCCGAAGGAGCTGTCGGGCGGCATGCGCCAGCGCGTTGGCCTTGCACGCGCCCTCGTCGTTCGCCCGAAGGTCCTTTTGATGGACGAGCCTTTCTCGGCGCTCGACGTGCTGACGGCGGAGACGCTGCGCACAGATCTTCTCGATCTGTGGTGCGAAGGCCGGATGCCAATCGAATCCATCCTGATGGTGACGCATAATATCGAAGAGGCCGTGCTGATGTGCGACCGCATCCTGATCTTCGGGTCGAACCCCGGTCGTGTCATCGCCGAAATTCGCGTCGACCTGCCGCAGCCGCGCAACCGTCTCGACCCCACCTTCCGGATGCTGGTCGAAGACATCTATGCAAGGATGACCGCGAAGACCGGCACCACGGCGCGCGATGGGCTCTTCCCGGGCACGGGCATCGCCATGGCCCTGCCGCGGGTATCGACCAACCTGCTGTCCGGCCTGATAGAAACGGTGGCAGCCGAGCCTTACCGGGGACAGGCGGATCTGCCGCCGCTTGCCACGCATCTCCATCTCGACATCGACGATCTCTTCCCGGTCGCCGAAACGCTGCAACTGTTGCGTTTTGCCGATCTGGAAGGCGGCGACATCCGGCTGACGGCTCCGGGCCTGCGCTTCTTCGATAGCGACGTCGACGAACGCAAGCGCCTGTTCGAGCAGCATCTCGCCACCTATGTGCCGCTCGCCGCCCATATCCGCCGTGTCCTCGACGAGCGGCCGACGCATCGCGCGCCGGCCCGACGTTTTCGCGACGAGCTCGAGGATTACATGTCGGAGGACTATGCCGATACCACGCTGAAAGCCGTGACGAACTGGGCTCGTTATGCCGAATATTTCGCTTACGACGAGAATGCTGACCTGTTCACACTCGAAAACCCGAGTTAA
- a CDS encoding sensor histidine kinase codes for MRREVLRYLVEAPLLWLGLALLATLIFVADTVTNLEIAFAVLYVSVILISVRSGRPGAVMIVGIACAVLTIASYFLTRHGDSQSGMVNGAISLLAIGATTYLAIRIEATEARARQAQSELARMSRIMTMGELSTSIAHEVSQPITAIVANGNAALRWLSAAPPEQEEARRALDRIVKDAGRAGEVIGRVRSLVARTAPSRDRIDIVEAVTEALALVRGEIRENHILLRTELANDLPSVTGDRVQLQQVILNFVINAIEAMAGVDVEKRELLVSAAADGRKITVSVRDTGTGVPPAASERMFETFFTTKTTGMGMGLAISRSIVEAHGGTVYTAPNFPHGAVFGFILPSVAGTRG; via the coding sequence ATGAGGCGCGAGGTCCTGCGATACCTGGTCGAGGCGCCCTTGCTGTGGCTGGGCCTTGCGCTGCTCGCCACCCTGATCTTCGTTGCCGACACGGTGACCAATCTGGAGATCGCCTTTGCGGTGCTCTATGTCTCGGTGATCCTCATCTCCGTGCGCTCCGGCCGGCCCGGGGCCGTCATGATCGTGGGGATCGCCTGTGCCGTCCTCACCATAGCGAGCTACTTTCTGACACGGCACGGAGATTCCCAATCCGGCATGGTGAACGGGGCCATAAGCCTGCTTGCCATCGGCGCGACTACCTATCTGGCGATCAGGATCGAGGCGACCGAGGCAAGAGCTAGACAGGCGCAATCCGAACTCGCGCGGATGTCGCGCATCATGACGATGGGCGAACTCAGCACCTCTATCGCCCATGAAGTCAGCCAGCCGATCACCGCAATCGTGGCCAATGGCAATGCGGCACTCCGCTGGCTGTCGGCAGCACCGCCCGAGCAGGAGGAGGCACGGCGCGCGCTCGACAGGATCGTCAAGGATGCCGGCCGCGCCGGCGAGGTGATTGGCCGCGTCCGCAGTCTGGTTGCGCGAACGGCGCCATCGCGCGACAGGATCGACATTGTTGAAGCGGTCACCGAAGCGCTGGCGCTCGTGCGTGGTGAGATCCGCGAAAACCATATCCTGCTGCGCACCGAACTCGCCAATGATCTACCATCAGTGACAGGCGACCGGGTTCAACTGCAGCAGGTGATCCTGAACTTCGTCATCAATGCCATCGAAGCAATGGCGGGCGTCGATGTGGAGAAGCGCGAGCTGCTGGTCAGCGCCGCCGCCGATGGCAGAAAGATAACGGTCAGCGTGCGCGACACAGGCACGGGCGTGCCGCCTGCCGCTTCCGAGAGGATGTTCGAAACCTTCTTCACGACCAAGACAACAGGAATGGGAATGGGGCTGGCGATCAGCCGGTCGATCGTCGAGGCGCATGGCGGCACGGTCTATACAGCGCCCAACTTCCCGCATGGCGCGGTGTTCGGCTTCATCCTGCCGTCGGTTGCCGGAACGAGAGGATGA
- a CDS encoding response regulator transcription factor: MPEQKPTIYVIDDDPSVRDGLDSLLRSVGYDVSSFASPRDFLNHRRSDGPSCLVLDVRMPDASGLDFQDELARTGNPLPIIFLTGHGDVPMSVRAMKAGAVEFLLKPFREQDLLDAIRQALEKDRVRLRQDAATTDLRERFATLTTREREVMALVALGRLNKQIAAELGLSEITVKVHRGQAMRKMQAGSVADLIRMADTLG; this comes from the coding sequence ATGCCGGAGCAAAAACCGACCATCTATGTCATCGATGACGATCCGTCCGTCCGGGATGGGCTGGACAGCCTCCTGCGCTCGGTCGGCTACGACGTCAGCAGCTTCGCATCGCCACGGGACTTCCTCAACCATCGACGATCCGATGGCCCCTCCTGCCTTGTCCTCGACGTCAGGATGCCGGATGCAAGTGGCCTGGATTTCCAGGACGAATTGGCAAGGACCGGCAATCCCCTGCCCATCATATTCCTGACCGGCCATGGCGACGTGCCGATGTCGGTCAGGGCGATGAAGGCCGGCGCGGTGGAGTTTCTGCTCAAGCCCTTTCGGGAGCAGGATCTCCTCGACGCCATTCGGCAAGCTTTGGAAAAAGATCGCGTCCGACTTCGCCAGGACGCTGCGACGACCGATCTGCGGGAGCGGTTTGCGACGCTGACAACGCGCGAGCGTGAGGTGATGGCGCTTGTCGCCCTCGGACGCCTCAACAAGCAGATCGCAGCCGAACTCGGCCTGAGCGAAATCACCGTGAAGGTTCATCGCGGCCAGGCGATGCGCAAGATGCAGGCTGGCTCCGTCGCCGACCTCATCAGAATGGCCGATACGCTCGGATAG
- the nrdH gene encoding glutaredoxin-like protein NrdH: MSITVYSKPACVQCTATTRALDRHGIAYRVVDVSTDNAAFELVQGLGYRKVPVVVAGEQHWAGFRPDMISALA, translated from the coding sequence ATGAGCATCACCGTCTACAGCAAGCCCGCCTGCGTCCAATGCACAGCAACAACACGAGCACTCGACCGCCACGGCATCGCATACCGGGTCGTCGATGTTTCCACCGACAATGCCGCTTTCGAACTGGTGCAGGGCCTCGGCTACCGCAAGGTCCCGGTGGTCGTCGCCGGCGAACAGCATTGGGCGGGCTTCCGGCCCGACATGATCAGCGCGCTTGCCTGA
- the nrdI gene encoding class Ib ribonucleoside-diphosphate reductase assembly flavoprotein NrdI — protein MGQIVYFSSRSENTHRFIGKLGLDAVRIPVRQDELFRVHQPFVLVVPTYSGDSGKGAVPKQVIRFLNETENRSNIRGVIAAGNSNFGATFGIAGDIISAKCQVPYLYRFELIGTEEDVANVRDGLERFWTRSRSNAR, from the coding sequence ATGGGGCAGATCGTCTATTTTTCCAGCCGGTCCGAGAACACCCATCGCTTCATCGGCAAGCTTGGCCTGGACGCCGTGCGAATACCGGTTCGTCAGGATGAGCTTTTCCGTGTCCACCAGCCCTTCGTCCTCGTGGTGCCGACCTATAGCGGCGACAGCGGCAAGGGCGCGGTTCCAAAACAGGTGATCCGTTTCCTGAACGAGACGGAGAACCGATCGAACATCCGAGGCGTGATCGCCGCGGGCAACAGCAACTTCGGAGCGACCTTCGGGATCGCCGGCGACATCATCTCCGCCAAATGCCAGGTGCCGTATCTTTACAGGTTCGAGCTGATCGGCACGGAAGAGGACGTCGCCAATGTCAGAGATGGATTGGAACGATTTTGGACACGCTCACGCTCGAACGCCCGGTAA